The following are encoded together in the Acidobacteriota bacterium genome:
- a CDS encoding TIGR03619 family F420-dependent LLM class oxidoreductase: MRVGISLPVRELKDDLGAVKAFAQAADELGYTHLRVPDLVARPKSGHLHEPLVLLAYVAAMVENIELVPSVIVTPSRQTVLLAKQLATLERLSGGGVRLGVGVGGSEAEYRALGQDFGTRGARCEEQLELLRRLWTEPEVDFEGRWDIVQGTGIDPLPSRPIPIWIGARGLPVPRIRRRIGRQADGWFVLCSPEDFGELSSDIAAAARAAGRDPAVIGTEAGVAVVGPREHEWQDRVRGWREKGLTHLCLRTLGGGLGADADAHIVTARRAFEELRELL, from the coding sequence ATGAGAGTCGGCATTTCGCTACCCGTCCGCGAACTGAAGGACGACCTCGGCGCGGTCAAGGCGTTCGCACAGGCTGCCGACGAGCTCGGCTACACGCACCTGCGGGTACCGGATCTGGTCGCACGACCGAAGAGCGGGCACCTCCACGAGCCCCTCGTGCTGCTGGCTTACGTCGCCGCGATGGTAGAGAACATCGAGCTAGTACCTTCGGTCATCGTCACGCCATCGCGTCAGACGGTGCTGCTGGCGAAGCAACTGGCGACACTCGAACGGCTGTCGGGGGGCGGTGTGCGTCTCGGCGTCGGTGTCGGCGGCAGCGAGGCGGAGTATCGGGCGCTGGGGCAGGACTTCGGCACGCGGGGCGCCCGCTGCGAGGAACAGCTCGAACTGTTGCGGCGCCTCTGGACGGAGCCGGAGGTCGACTTCGAGGGCCGCTGGGACATCGTCCAGGGTACAGGCATCGATCCCCTGCCGTCTCGTCCGATTCCGATCTGGATCGGCGCGCGGGGTTTGCCGGTGCCGCGCATTCGCCGGAGGATCGGCCGGCAGGCAGACGGCTGGTTCGTCCTGTGCTCGCCGGAGGACTTCGGCGAACTCTCGTCCGACATTGCCGCCGCGGCCCGCGCCGCAGGCCGCGACCCGGCGGTCATCGGCACGGAGGCGGGAGTCGCCGTCGTAGGGCCGCGTGAGCACGAGTGGCAGGACCGCGTCCGCGGATGGCGGGAGAAGGGCCTGACTCACCTCTGCTTGCGGACCCTGGGCGGTGGGCTCGGCGCGGATGCCGACGCTCATATCGTGACGGCGCGCCGCGCGTTCGAGGAGCTTCGGGAGCTTCTATGA
- a CDS encoding thioesterase family protein encodes MTDAQKIWTGTVLPEWIDHNGHMNAGYYLVAFDDATGPWTAFLGIDRTYRRSKRRSTFSIDSHLTWLRELPEGAPIAVEAELLGFDDKKYHTFMRMLHADDGYVAATHELLSIHIDLDTRRSTPLPPEIHERMNEVLSKQRAIAEPGEVGRVIRTKPWPPDAAP; translated from the coding sequence ATGACCGACGCACAGAAGATCTGGACCGGCACGGTCCTGCCGGAGTGGATCGACCACAACGGTCATATGAACGCCGGCTACTACCTGGTCGCCTTCGACGACGCGACCGGCCCATGGACCGCGTTTCTGGGGATCGACCGGACCTACCGCAGGTCGAAGCGGCGCTCCACGTTCTCGATCGACAGCCATCTCACCTGGCTGAGAGAACTGCCGGAGGGCGCGCCGATCGCGGTCGAAGCGGAACTCCTTGGCTTCGACGACAAGAAGTACCACACCTTCATGCGCATGCTGCACGCCGACGACGGCTACGTCGCCGCGACGCACGAGCTGCTGAGCATCCACATCGACCTCGATACACGGCGCAGCACGCCTCTGCCGCCCGAGATCCACGAGCGGATGAACGAAGTCCTCTCGAAGCAGCGCGCGATCGCCGAGCCCGGCGAGGTCGGACGCGTCATCCGCACCAAGCCGTGGCCGCCGGACGCGGCGCCCTGA
- a CDS encoding DUF2834 domain-containing protein, producing the protein MKRFYLLLCVLGTVLPYWQFLRFLLGDGGLDLPGFVGAATANPVAAGFSIDLVVSSAAFWVFLFADGRRHRIGHLWVHVAANLLVGLSLALPLYLYRRTAAIEQARAAAA; encoded by the coding sequence ATGAAGCGCTTCTACCTCCTCCTCTGCGTCCTGGGCACGGTGCTGCCGTATTGGCAGTTCCTGCGGTTCCTCCTGGGCGACGGCGGGCTCGACCTGCCCGGCTTCGTTGGCGCGGCGACGGCCAATCCCGTGGCGGCCGGCTTCAGCATCGACCTCGTCGTGTCGTCCGCCGCGTTCTGGGTGTTTCTGTTCGCGGACGGCCGCCGTCACCGCATCGGCCATCTCTGGGTCCATGTCGCGGCGAACCTGCTGGTCGGCCTGTCGCTGGCGCTGCCGCTCTATCTCTACCGGCGCACGGCGGCGATCGAGCAGGCGCGGGCCGCCGCGGCCTGA